The nucleotide window caaaccccccagtttcccccaatttcccccccaaatccccccaaaatccccccaggaccccctaattcccccccaaatccccccaaatccccccgggaccccccaatCTCCCCTAGgaccccccaaactcccccagtttccccccaattcctcccaaatcccccccaaatcccccccagtttccccccaaaatcccccctgggacccccaagtcccccccaatcccccctgggacccccaaatcccccccaaacccccccaatatcccccgggacccccaaactcccccagtttccccccaaaatcccccccaggaccccctaattcccctcaaatcccccaaatccccctgggacccccagtttccccccaaaatccccccaatttcccccgggacatccccaaatcccccccaatcccccccaaatcccccccaatgccccccgggccccccctGACGCCCCGGTTGcccccaggaggaggaggaggaggaggaggaggagcgcGAGGCGAAGCGGCCGCGgcgcagaggaggaggaggaggaggagggggaggaagggggaggcgcccctccccccccaggGCCGCAGGGACGGCGAGAGGAGGGGACCCCCCCCCAGGAGGGGACACGGTCagggggggacattggggacaatggggacattgagggggacatggggggcattggggacattgggggacattggggatatTGGGGATattggggacccccccccagGAGGGGACACGGTCAggggggggacactggggacattggggggcattgggggcattggggggacattggggggattggggacccCCCCCAGGAGGGGACACGGTCagggggacaatgaggggacattggggacactggggacactggggggacattggggggattggggggacattgaggggattggggacattggggacccccccccagGAGGGGACACGGTCagggggggacactggggggacattggggacactggggggacattggggggcattggggggacattgggggacattggggacattggggacactggggctatTGGGGATattggggacccccccccagGAGGGGACACGGTCagggggggacaatggggggacattgggggattggggacactggggggattggggacattggggacattgggggacattggggacattgggggggacatggggggtaATGGAGATAATGGGGACCCCCCGCCAGGAGGGGACACGGTcaggggggacattggggacaatggggggacactggggggacattgggggacattggggacaatggggataatggggggacattggggatattggggacattggggggacattggggatattggggatgttggggatattgaggggattggggacattggggggcattggggacactggggggacattgggggcattggggggattggggacattgggggacattggggacattgagggggttggggacattggggacattggggacattgaggggcttgGGGGcgctggggacatttggggacactggggacaagggggggGGGACATCGAGGGCATTGGGGACCCcgaggggctgtggggacaccgggggggaGGTGACACCGAGCCCATGTCCCCCCTTGTCCccacagaggaagaggaggaggaagaggaggaggaggaggaggaggaggaggaggaggccgaAGGCGGCAGCGAAGGCTCCTCCAAGTTCTCGCCGTACGAGGGGGGCGGGGGCAGcgcctccagcagctcctcctcggCCCCcccatcctcatcatcatcatcctcatcctcatcatcctcatcatcctcatcctcctcctcctccgaggACGAGGCCGAAGAGACCCCGGAGCCGCCGCGGCCCCCGGAGCCCAAACCCGGTGAGTGCCCCCTCCCcgttttggggggaaatcctGGGGTTTTGGGGCCTGCGCTCGTTTTGGGGAGCGTTCCGTTATTTTGGGGGGATAtcccgggattttggggcctCTCCACGCACTCACATTTTGGGGGCATAtcccgggattttggggtctccctgAATCTTGGAGTCTCCCCActcattttgggggggtttccCCGGATTTTGGGGTCTTTGTGAGTTTCAGGTCTCCCCTCATTTTGGGGGCATATCCCgagattttggggtctccctgATTTTTGGAGCCTCCCCAGATTTTTTGGGTCTCTTCACTCGTTTTGGGGCGTTTTCCCGGATTTTAGAGTCTCCccggattttggggtctccccggattttggggtctccccaaattttgggggtacaccgggattttggggtctccttgAATTTCAGGGTCTCTCCTCATTTTGGGGGGGCttctctgaattttggggtctcccctCATTTTGTGGGGGGGGTCTCCCctcatttttggggggtttctctgaattttggggtctcccctcattttggggtgggggtctcccctcatttttgggggggttctctgaattttggggtctcccttcattttggggtgggggtcTCCCCTCATTTCCCGGGGTCCCCCCCGactgaccccccccccccctttttctctctctctccgcAGCCCCGCCCCCCCCGCCACGCCCCTCCTCGCCCatccccctcctgccccccccCAAGAAGCGCCGCAAGCCCGAGGagccgccccctcccccccccccgccagcccctccccccctctccccaagcccctccctcctcccccgccccccccccgccgccgggaccccccgcgccccgccccggcccccgcggccccgccccccgcggccccgccccccgcggccccgccccctccccgcccaGTCTCCAACCTCCCCGCCGACCACGCCTCGCTGGTCAAGAGctgggggggggcggggggcgaCGACCCCTCCTGcggggggggcggggcgggggccggggtCGCGCCCCCCCCCCggcgccccccgccccggcgcgcccccccccgcgcccccgccGAGCACCTGGGGGCGTCCTCGCTGCTGGAGCTggcccgggggggggggggcgcagCCCCAGCGGCCCGGGGGGGACCTGGCCGTGCTGGCCGCCATCGCCCTCACCCGCGGCGACAGCGACGGCGACAGCGACGCCTCCTCCGCGGGCTCCGAGCACGGCGAGGCCGCCGCGGGACCCCCGGGCCGGGAGCCCCcggtgctgctggagcacaaCTACGCCGTGCCCCTGGCGCGGGCCGCgccccccagagcagcagcagcggcggcagcggcgccgccgcccccggccaCGCCCGGCCACGGCCCGTGGGGCCTCGAGGAGGTGCTGGAGGCGCCCGAGGAGGTGGTGGCCGAGCTGCCCCCGCCCGGCGCCACCGACGGGGCCTCGGCGGCAGCACCGGCGGCACCGGCGCGGCGCAAACGGCACCGGGCGCCGCCGCCCTCGTCCTCGAGCGACAGCGAGGATGAGGAGGGCGACAGCGacagcggcagcagcggcagcagtgacagcagcagcgacagcagcggCGGCCGGCGCTGGCTGCGCCCCCGGGGCGGCCTCGCCGCGCCCCCTGCGCCCGCGGTGGCGTTCGCGCCGCGCAGCGAGTTCGAGCAGATGACGATCCTGTACGACATCTGGAGCGCCGGGCTGGACGCCGAGGACGCGCGGTTCCTGCGCCTCACCTACGAgcggctgctgcagcaggacgGGGCCGCGCACTGGCTGAACGACACCCACTGGGTGCCTCACACTGATATCCTGCGCCGgagaggccctggggacacggggggacacggggacggggcctggggacacggggggacagctggggacatgggcatgggcactggggacacgggggaacACGGGGACggggcctggggacagctggggacatgggcatgggcgctggggacagctggggacacagggggacacgggcatgggcactggggacggctggggacacaggtatgggtgctggggacagctgggggacagctggggacacgggCATGGGtgttggggacatggggatgggcactggggacagctggggacacggggggacacggggacggggcctggggacacggggggacatgggcatgggcactggggacacgggcatgggtgctggggacagctggggacatgggcatggttgctggggacagctggggacacagggggacacgggcatgggcgctggggacacggggggacacgggcatgggcactggggacatggggatggggcgctggggacacggggggacacagGCATGGGTgttggggacagctggggacacagggggacacgggcatgggcactggggacggctggggacacggggacgggcGCTGGGGACGGGCAATGGGGACGATCCACTCGGGTTGTGGGAGCGAGTGCTGGGCTGGGCGTGCTGGGTTCTCTCCCCCACTCTCCTGGCGTGCCCTGGTGTCCTCGTTCCTGTGTCCTTGTCTCGGTGTCAttgtcccggttgtccttgtcTCGGTGTCCCAGTTGTCCCAGTTGTCCCTGGTGTCCTTATCCTTGGTGTCCCTTGTCCCACTGTCCATCGCCCTCGCTGTCCTTTCCAGGTGTCCTGCTTATCCTGCTTGTCCTTGGTGTCCTTGTCCTGTTTGTCCCTGTGTCCCGCTTGTCCCGGTTCTCCCGGTGTGTCCCGGTTCTCCCAGTGTGTCCTCGTTGTCCCATGTGTCCTGGTGTGTCCTGGTGTGTCCTGGTGTGTCCTCGTTGTCCCATGTGTCCCGTGTGTCCCATGTGTCCCGGTGTGTCCTGGTGTGTCCTGGTGTGTCCCAGTTCTCCTGATTATTCTGCTTGTCCCAGTTGTCCCGCTTGTCCCGCTTGTTCCCTGTTGTCCTTGGTGTCCTGGTTGTCCCGGTTCTCCCGATCATCCTGGTTATCCTGCttgtcccggttgtccttggtGTCCTGCTTGTCCCAGTTATCCCGGTTCTCCCGGTTCCCCCGGTTCTCCCGCTTGTCCCGCTTGTCCTTGGTGTCCTCATGTCCCGGTTCTCCCGGTTCCCCCGCTCGTCCCCTTTGTCCTTGGTGTCCTGGTTCTCCCGGTTCTCGCGGTTCCCCTGGTTCCCCCGCTCGTCCCCGTTGTCCTTGACGCGTGCCCGCACTGACGCGTTCGAGCAGCCCCCGCCGGTGCCGGCGCCGCCGCTGGCCCGAGAGCCGCGAGCACCGCACGGGCAGCGCGCGCAGCGAGGGCTGGTACCCCATCAGCCGGCGCGAGAAGGCGCGCTACCTGCGGCCCtgccccgcgccccgccccgaCCCCGACGCGCCCGACACGCAGGTGAGCCCGCGGGGACCCTGGGTGGGCCTGGGTGTGGCCTGGGTGTGCTCtgggtgtgcctgggtgtgcccTGAGTGACCCTCGGTGaccctcagtgtccctgggTGTGCCCTGGGTGTGCCCTGGGTGTGCCTGGGTGACCCTGGGTGTGCCCTGGGTGTGTCCTTGGGTGTGCTCTGGGTGTGCCCTGGGTGTGTCCTTGGTgtgccctgagtgaccctgggtgaccctgggtgtccctgggtgtccctgggtgtgccctgggtgtgcctgggtgtgctctgggtgtccctgggtgtgccCTGGGTGTGCCCTGGGTGTGCTCTGGGTGTGCCCTTGGTGTCACCTGGGTGTGCCCtgggtgtgcctgggtgtgccctgggtgtgccctgggtgtgccctgggtgtgccctgggtgtgcctgggtgtgcccTGGGTGTGCTCTGGGTGTGCTCTGGGTGTCCTTGGGTGTCCTCAGagctccccagtgtcccctcagtgtccccgctgtcccctccacgctgtccctgtcccctcagtgtcccctccatgccatccctgtcccctcagggtCCCAACCgcgtgctgtccctgctgtcccctccacgctgtccctgtccccacgctgtccctgctgtcccctccacgctgtccctgtcccctcagtgtcccctccacgctgtccctgtcccctcagggtCCCAACCGCGTGCTGTCGGAGCGGCGCTCGGAGCAGCGGCGCCTGCTCAGCGCCATCGGCTCGGCCGCGCTGCCGGACAGCGACCTGCTCAAGCTCAACCAGCTCAAGGTGGGGCCTCGTGTcaccccctgtgtccccaggggcgTCACCCCGGtgccctctgtgtccccagtgtcccctgttcctgtccctttgtccctttgtGCCACCCGTGCCTGTTCTCCGTGCGTGCCTTCCCAATGtcccaccccagtgccacctctcccgtgtccctgtgtgtccccagtgtcccctgttcctgtccctttgtccctttgtGCCACCCGTGCCTGTTCTCCGTGCGtgccttcctgctgctgtcccacccGCGGTGCCACCTctcccatgtccctgtgtgctgtccccACCCTTGGTGacacatccctgtgtccccctgtccccttgTGCTGTCCTCACCCTGGTGAtgcatccctgtgtccccctgtccccttgTGCTGTCCTCACCCTGGTGAtgcatccctgtgtccccctgtcctgtTGTCCCCACCCTGGTGacgtgtccccctgtccctgtgtccccatgtcccatccccaccctggtgacacatccctgtgtccccctgtccccctgtccccctgtccccgtgtccccgcagtTCCGGAAGAAGCGACTCCGCTTCGGCCGCAGCCGCATCCACGAGTGGGGCCTGTTCGCCATGGAGCCGATCGCGGCGGATGAGATGGTCATCGAGTATGTGGGGCAGAACATCCGGCAGGTCCGTGTCACCCagtgtcccctcggtgtcccctcagtgtcccctcagtgtccccagagaccctcagggtgtccccagagctccccagtgtccccatggtgaCCCCGTGGTGTCCCcttggtgtccccagagccccccagagccccccagtgtccccagagccccctggtgtccccatggtgtccccatggtgtccccgtggtgtccccagagccccccagtgTCTCCATGGTaaccccatggtgtccccagagcccccccagtgtccccacggtgtccccgtggtgtccccagagccctcagggtgtccccagtgtccccatggtgcccccagagcccctcaatgtccccagagcccctcagggtgtccccacagtgtcccggtggtgtccccagtgtccccatggtgtccccagagccccccagtgtccccagagcccctcagtgCCCACACGGTgacccccagtgtccccagagctcctcagggtgtccccagagcccctcagtgtccccacggtgtccccagagcccccagagcccctcagggtgtccccacggtgtcgccgtggtgtccccagtgtccccacggtgtccccagagcccctcagggtgtccccagagccccccatggtgtccccagagcccctcagtgtccccagagcccctcagtgtccccagagcccctcagggtgtccccagagccccccagtgtcccccagacccccccagtgtccccacggtgtccccagacccccccagcgtccccacggtgtcccctcggtgtccccaggTGGTGGCGGACATGCGCGAGAAGCGCTACGCGCAGGAGGGCATCGGCAGCAGTTACCTGTTCCGCGTGGACCACGACACCATCATCGACGCCACCAAGTGCGGGAACCTGGCGCGCTTCATCAACCACTGCTGCACGGTGAGCCCAGCCTAAACTGGGGCTAAACCGGGGTTAAACTGGGGTTAAACTGGGGCTAAACTGGGGATAAACCGGGTTTAATGATGTTAGTTATCATTCATCAACCACTGCTGCACGGTGAGCCCAAACCGGGCTAAACCGGGGATAAACTGGGGTTAAACCGGGGTTAAACTGGGGTTAAACCGGGGCTAAACTGGGGATAAACCGGGGTTAATGATGTTAGTTATCATTCATCAACCACTGCTGCACGGTGAGCCCAGACCGGGATAAACCGGGCTAAACTGGGGATAAACTGGGGATAAACCGGGGTTAAACTGAGTTTAATGACATTAGTTATCATTCATCAACCACTGCTGCACGGTGAGCCCAAACCGGGATAAACCGGGGATAAACCAGGGATAAACTGGGTTTAATGATGGTTTAATGATGTTCGTTATCATTCATCAACCACTGCTGCACGGTGAGCCCGGCCGGGGCATTTCTGAGGGTCCCTGGAGGGGTTTTCAGGACCATTGAGGGTACCTGGAGGGGTTTTCAGGACCACTGAGGGTACCTGGAGGGGTTTTTCAGGACCATTGTGGGTACCTGGAGGGGTTTTCAGGCCCATTGAGGGTACCTGGAGGGGTTTTTTAGGACCATTGAGGGTCCCTGGAGGGGTTTTCAGGACCACTGAGGGTCCCTGGAGGGGTTTTCAGGACCATTGAGGGTCCCTGGAGGGGTTTTCAGGACCACTGAGGGTACCTGGAGGGGTTTTCAGGACCATTGAGGGTCCCTGGAGGGGTTTTCAGGCCCAGGGCGTTTCCGGGCTCGGGGCTGACCCCGCGGTGCCTCCCGCAGCCCAACTGCTACGCCAAGGTGATCACCATCGAGGCGCAGAAGAAGATTGTCATCTACTCCAAGCAGCCCATCGGCGTCAACGAGGAGATCACCTACGACTACAAGTTCCCCATCGAGGACACCAAGATCCCGTGCCTGTGCCGCACCGAGAGCTGCCGCGGCACCCTCAACTAGCCCAGCCCTGGCCGGCCATGGCCCAGCTATGGCCCAGATacggcccagccctggcacagctctagcccagctctggcccagccctgcccagctatGGCCCAGATacggcccagccctggcacagctctagcccagctctggcccagccctgcccagctatggcccagctctggcccagctctggcccagatacggcccagccatggcccagctctggcccAGGCCTAGCCCAGctatggcccagctctggcccagccatggcccagctaTGGCCCATCTATGGCCCAGCTatggcccagccctggcccagctaTGGCCCAGCTCTAGCCCAGATCTAGCCCAGCTCTGGCCCAGAcatggcccagccatggcccagctctggcccagctctggcccagccctgcccagccatggcccagctatggcccagctctggcccagctctagcccagctctggcccagccctgcccagccatggcccagccctgcccagccatggcccagctctggcctAGCCATGGCCCAGctatggcccagctctggcccagccctgcccagccatggcccagctctggcccAGATACGGCCCAGCTCTAGCCCAGCTCtagcccagctggggctggctgctggcccGGGCCAGGCTTGGGCACCAGGGGCGGTTTGGGGCAGCCACCATTGGGGTTTGGCCGCCAGGTCAGTGGCTGGGTGCCACAGTTGGCCTCCATCACCCTTTGGCCACCAGGGGTGACTTTTGGCCACTGCTCGGCTGCCACCATTGTCCTTCAATCGCTGTGGTTGGCCTCTGGCCACCATGGTCAGCGCCAAAATTGGCCTTGGAGCACagcttggccaccagggctggctcttggccaccagggctggcgtTTGGGTGCCACAATGGACCTTCCATCACagcttggccaccagggctgacCTGCGGGGCCACCACCGACCCAGGGACGCCAGGAGCCGCCCTTAGGCCACCGTGGCCACCCCTGTTGGGCCAAGGACACCGTGGGTGACCAGAGGGGACACTGTGGGTGACCAGAGGGGACCCCGCGGGTGACCTTTGGCCACTCTGGGTGACCCTTGGCCACTCTGGGTGACCCTTGGCCACCACTGCTGACCTCGGGGGCCACCACGGATGACGTCACTGGCGTGGCCACGCCCTGGGGTCACCGTCACCATCGACCCCTCCCCCAACGGCCGTGACGTCGctgcccctcccccctccccccaccgCACAGTGCCCGCGATGACGTCACCACGACACCGCCGTGACGTCATCGCGGTGACGTCGCcgcccctccctcccccccacAGAAaaaggctcctttcctccccttttttttggctgtttctTGTAGAAACTCGGGGCGtgtctggggggggggggggggctgggaccctgccgaggggaggggggggggggggggtctgcCCCTCCCCCAGGCCCTCCCCCGcgcctcccctcccccccccagcTCTGTAAATACCCCCGGGGGGGTGTAAATACCTGTACATGCCCCTCTCCCCTGTACATATGTTGATACGGGGGGGCCCCCGAGCCCCCCCTTTTTATAAAGCGGCCACTGAGCTTTGGCACCGCCTCCAGCGAGTTTTtgtgggggggatttgggggattttggggggatccTCAGGGGAATCTGAGCATTTTCAgtgttgtggtggttttgggggttgcCTGTGGGGCTCTCGGGGATGTGtgaaggattttggggggattttagggggtttggggtcctgCGTTTGTGAAGCGCAgcccggagcagctgcagggtgctgggatttggggttttggggttttggggtgcggagcacagcccggcctgtCCAGTCAGGCCTGGTGGAATTCCCGGGGTTGGTTTCACTGGGATAAGGGCAGGGATTCTGCAGAGGGGCGCcctcccaggcagggagggTTCGGGGGTACCTCTGTCACCTGGGTGTCACCTGTATCGCCTGTCACCTGTATCACCtgggtgtcacctgtgtgtcacctgtgtcaccttcgtcacctgtgccacctgtgTGTCATCTGCATCACCTGTCACCTGtatcacctgtgtgtcacctgtgttaCCTTCGTCACCTGTGTGTCATCTACATcacctgtcacctgtgtgtcacctgtgtcacctgttaCCTGCATCACCtgggtgtcacctgtgtcacctatGTGTCACCTGTGttacctgtgtgtcacctgtatCACGATGTGTCACTTGTGTTACCTttgtcacctgtgccacctgtgTGACCTGTGCATCACCTACCTGCATCACCACCTGTGTGTCCTCTGCATcacctgtcacctgtgtcacttgtatgtcacctgtgtcacctgttaCCTGCATCACCtgggtgtcacctgtgtcacctatgtgtcacctgtgtcacctgcgtTACCTGTGTGTCACTTGTGTTACCTttgtcacctgtgccacctgtgtcacctgtgtgtcacctgcgTCACCTGgcccagccttgctgctgcCACCTGCATGCGTGCTCCACAACACCCAAATGCCACAACAACGGAAAAAACAACTCCCAAAACGTCAGAAAAGCCTTAAAATGTCCCAAAACTGCGCTAAATTCTCCCAGAACAGCGGCCAGCACCGGGGACTCTGGGTGCCCTTGGGGTGCCAAAAGGGGCAGCACCGGGGTCCCTCCTACAGCCCCGCCCACCTGCCCAGACCCCAGGTTTCACCACGCCCCCTTTTCCCCGCCCCTGCCACGccccctgccccacccagcGCCCACCTGTGCAGCAGGACCCAAATAAAGACCCAAATAAACCAGGCAGGGACAAggtctgggggctgcagggtgacaccgggggctgcgggctgagggggctgtcATAAAACGCAACTGCCGTAAAAGGTGCTGTACAGCAGCAATGTCGTAAAAATTGCCGTAAAGCACTTTAATAATATCTCCCGCCGGGATTTGGCTGCCGCGGTGCTGGTCCCAGCTTGCAGGGCGCCCCCACCTCCCCATCGGACCCCACGGCTCCGGCACCCGCAGTCTCGCTGATCCCTGCCGAACCGCCCCAGCCCGCCCAGCCGCCCcgtgccggcgccgcggcgCCGTTCCCGTTCCCGTAGCTCCGCCGCCTCCCGCACCCCCCGGCCCGCCTGCCGCCATGATGACTGCCTGCGCTGCCATGGTGACGGAACCCACGCATGCGCAGTTGCTACAACCCCAGCACCAGCGATATCACTCCGCGCCGACTCACCGAACCACAGCGCTGCTTCCGGGATCAGCCGCACGCATGCGC belongs to Agelaius phoeniceus isolate bAgePho1 unplaced genomic scaffold, bAgePho1.hap1 Scaffold_303, whole genome shotgun sequence and includes:
- the LOC143693130 gene encoding uncharacterized protein LOC143693130 encodes the protein MSPLVPTEEEEEEEEEEEEEEEEEAEGGSEGSSKFSPYEGGGGSASSSSSSAPPSSSSSSSSSSSSSSSSSSSSEDEAEETPEPPRPPEPKPAPPPPPRPSSPIPLLPPPKKRRKPEEPPPPPPPPAPPPLSPSPSLLPRPPPAAGTPRAPPRPPRPRPPRPRPPRPRPLPAQSPTSPPTTPRWSRAGGGRGATTPPAGGAGRGPGSRPPPGAPRPGAPPPAPPPSTWGRPRCWSWPGGGGAQPQRPGGDLAVLAAIALTRGDSDGDSDASSAGSEHGEAAAGPPGREPPVLLEHNYAVPLARAAPPRAAAAAAAAPPPPATPGHGPWGLEEVLEAPEEVVAELPPPGATDGASAAAPAAPARRKRHRAPPPSSSSDSEDEEGDSDSGSSGSSDSSSDSSGGRRWLRPRGGLAAPPAPAVAFAPRSEFEQMTILYDIWSAGLDAEDARFLRLTYERLLQQDGAAHWLNDTHWVPHTVTRSSSPRRCRRRRWPESREHRTGSARSEGWYPISRREKARYLRPCPAPRPDPDAPDTQGPNRVLSERRSEQRRLLSAIGSAALPDSDLLKLNQLKFRKKRLRFGRSRIHEWGLFAMEPIAADEMVIEYVGQNIRQVVADMREKRYAQEGIGSSYLFRVDHDTIIDATKCGNLARFINHCCTPNCYAKVITIEAQKKIVIYSKQPIGVNEEITYDYKFPIEDTKIPCLCRTESCRGTLN